In a single window of the Serratia quinivorans genome:
- the htrE_2 gene encoding Heat shock protein E → MTINKTLTSLLTLTSILLTNRAVAVEFDTRLLAGASQEADLSRFYRQSDLPSGQHTFDIYVNGNWKGRFPLQLGEHPEQIAMRYEDAAVLGIDLTALPKQQKVTQLLPLNALVQGGSVTQETDTLSMKLSVPQAHIIHSENGYVDPQFWQQGESALLFSYNTTYYRSQFKTGNTATRDDLYAGLNSGFNLEGWQFRDNSTFSHYSGRDSQWRNNTRYLQHGFSSITSTLTGGDFYSPGNMFDSIRLRGISLASDTNMLPNSQQGFSPVVHGVAQTNALVKVMQSGNVIYQENVPPGAFSLDSIQPTGSGGDLLVIVKEADGSEQSFTVPFSAVPNMLKPGIAKYALLAGKVQQSNTRYSPDFLQSSLQYGFNNLVTGYAGALIGNDYRSYLLGSGWNLPFGAVSVDITQADAHFPGRSESGQSYRIAYSKFLDTTATNFTLAAYRYSTKGYYSFSDAIYTHDGYRQLADRQPGIQNPAGEWSGDPLDMNTLDALRSARPRNTFNLSLNQRLGDSLGTLFFSGTQRDYWTEQGNSREYQLGYSNNFGKVDYNLSASRVRNDSHEEETRYYLSINVPFDAFEHTAYLSSSLSMTDSHYQQSQLSVSGVSGDANQLSYTLSGANQPSGENMAGVSASYRTSLSTLGGSYSEASDYRQAGLSARGSLVAIPWDVLAANEIGHTLTVVDAPQAAGLMVNGDESIITNRDGLALVPYATPYRQNTLTLSDTNDASGAEITNNVGYIVPFYGAVNRVKFATDLRQSYTLTASFPDGKPLPFGTEVVDQNGRAVGYVGQASVLYVKSEQPPKRLDVKLNRADANSCVIDLTTADIATVNKVICR, encoded by the coding sequence ATGACGATAAATAAAACCCTCACTTCGCTGCTGACATTGACGTCAATTCTGCTGACTAACCGGGCAGTCGCTGTCGAGTTCGACACCCGTTTACTGGCAGGGGCGTCGCAAGAAGCCGACCTTTCACGCTTTTATCGCCAGTCAGACCTCCCCTCTGGGCAACATACCTTTGATATCTATGTTAATGGCAACTGGAAGGGACGTTTCCCGCTGCAACTGGGGGAGCATCCTGAGCAGATCGCAATGCGCTATGAGGATGCCGCCGTGTTGGGGATCGATCTCACCGCCTTGCCCAAACAGCAAAAGGTTACGCAACTTCTGCCCCTTAACGCACTGGTTCAAGGCGGCAGCGTCACACAGGAAACCGATACGCTCAGCATGAAACTGTCGGTACCGCAGGCGCATATTATCCACTCGGAAAATGGCTATGTTGACCCACAGTTCTGGCAACAGGGCGAATCTGCCCTGCTATTTTCCTACAATACCACCTACTATCGTTCACAATTCAAAACCGGCAATACTGCTACCCGGGACGATCTGTACGCCGGGTTGAATTCAGGCTTTAACCTTGAAGGCTGGCAGTTCCGTGATAACAGTACCTTTTCACATTATTCCGGCCGCGACAGCCAATGGAGGAACAATACCCGTTATTTGCAGCACGGATTTTCATCTATTACCTCAACGTTAACAGGAGGCGATTTCTATTCACCTGGCAATATGTTTGATTCTATCCGTTTGCGCGGGATCTCACTGGCATCCGATACCAATATGTTGCCCAATTCCCAACAGGGATTCTCACCCGTGGTTCACGGCGTGGCACAAACTAATGCTTTGGTAAAAGTGATGCAGAGCGGTAACGTGATTTACCAGGAAAACGTCCCGCCAGGTGCATTTAGCCTTGACAGCATTCAGCCCACCGGCTCCGGTGGCGATCTTCTGGTGATCGTGAAAGAAGCGGACGGCAGTGAACAGTCTTTCACCGTGCCCTTTTCCGCCGTGCCGAATATGTTGAAGCCGGGTATCGCCAAATACGCTCTGTTGGCCGGCAAGGTTCAGCAAAGCAATACTCGTTACAGCCCAGATTTCCTGCAAAGTTCGTTGCAATACGGCTTCAACAATTTGGTTACCGGTTATGCCGGTGCACTTATCGGTAACGACTACCGTTCTTATCTGCTGGGGAGCGGCTGGAACCTGCCCTTTGGGGCCGTATCCGTGGATATCACCCAGGCAGACGCTCATTTTCCGGGCCGTAGTGAAAGCGGACAAAGTTACCGAATCGCCTACAGCAAATTCCTGGACACCACTGCCACCAACTTTACCCTGGCCGCCTACCGTTATTCGACCAAAGGTTATTATAGCTTTTCAGACGCTATTTATACCCACGACGGTTATCGCCAACTGGCCGATCGACAACCCGGTATACAAAATCCAGCGGGAGAATGGTCAGGAGATCCGTTGGATATGAATACGCTGGATGCGCTGCGTTCGGCTCGGCCACGTAATACCTTTAACCTGAGCTTGAACCAACGGCTAGGGGATAGTCTGGGCACACTATTTTTCTCTGGTACCCAACGTGATTATTGGACCGAGCAGGGCAATAGCCGCGAATACCAACTGGGCTATTCCAACAACTTCGGCAAAGTGGATTACAATCTCTCCGCCAGCCGCGTTCGTAATGACAGCCACGAGGAAGAAACCCGGTATTACCTGTCGATCAATGTGCCCTTCGATGCTTTCGAACACACCGCCTATTTGAGCAGCAGTCTGTCGATGACAGACAGCCATTACCAGCAGAGCCAGCTCAGCGTCAGCGGCGTGTCCGGCGACGCCAACCAACTGAGTTATACACTGTCCGGCGCCAATCAGCCCAGCGGTGAAAACATGGCTGGAGTGAGCGCCAGTTACCGTACATCGCTTTCGACACTCGGCGGGTCTTACAGCGAAGCTAGCGATTACCGGCAGGCGGGCCTTAGCGCGCGCGGCAGCTTGGTCGCTATTCCCTGGGATGTACTGGCCGCCAATGAAATTGGCCACACCCTGACGGTAGTCGACGCTCCTCAGGCCGCCGGCCTGATGGTTAATGGCGATGAAAGTATTATCACTAACCGGGACGGATTGGCACTGGTTCCCTACGCCACACCGTATCGTCAAAATACGCTTACGCTCTCAGACACCAACGACGCTTCCGGCGCAGAAATTACCAACAACGTCGGTTATATCGTGCCGTTCTACGGTGCGGTCAATCGCGTCAAATTTGCCACCGATCTGCGCCAATCTTATACCCTGACCGCCAGCTTCCCCGACGGCAAACCCCTGCCATTCGGCACTGAGGTGGTCGATCAAAACGGGCGCGCCGTCGGTTATGTCGGCCAGGCCAGTGTCCTGTACGTCAAGAGTGAACAGCCGCCGAAGCGCCTCGACGTTAAACTCAACCGAGCTGACGCAAATAGTTGCGTCATTGATCTGACTACCGCCGATATTGCGACGGTGAACAAAGTTATTTGCCGCTGA
- the fimC_2 gene encoding Chaperone protein fimC precursor codes for MSLAIGRIMLKNILLAGLALVTTHACANVVINTTRVIYQESNKDVVVQLINNGNDPSLVQAWIDDGDINSTPETANVPFLLSPPVVKVSANSGQQLRIKKIGPKLAGDRESVFYLNVLDIPPVPENLQGKNTLQLAVKSRIKLFYRPKDLHINPDSVANHVELYSRGNSVTVKNNAPYHFTLANIDRANQKNLLTDSIMIPPFSSATAQTRQPLKTNDRLSLKYVDDLGAYKEKIITSH; via the coding sequence ATGAGCCTGGCCATCGGGAGAATTATGTTAAAAAATATTCTATTAGCCGGGCTAGCCCTGGTGACGACTCACGCCTGTGCCAACGTGGTAATCAACACCACCCGAGTTATTTATCAGGAAAGCAATAAGGATGTTGTTGTTCAGTTGATCAATAACGGCAATGATCCGTCATTGGTCCAGGCCTGGATCGATGATGGCGATATTAACTCGACGCCAGAAACCGCCAATGTGCCATTTTTACTTTCACCTCCGGTAGTTAAAGTTTCCGCTAACAGCGGTCAGCAATTGCGTATAAAAAAAATCGGTCCGAAACTCGCTGGCGATCGTGAGTCTGTTTTTTATCTGAACGTGCTGGATATCCCCCCTGTGCCAGAAAATTTGCAGGGCAAAAATACGTTACAACTGGCGGTGAAGTCGCGAATAAAACTTTTTTACCGTCCTAAGGATCTGCATATCAATCCTGATTCCGTGGCCAATCATGTCGAACTGTATTCACGTGGTAATTCTGTGACGGTCAAGAATAATGCCCCCTATCACTTTACTCTGGCCAATATCGACCGTGCTAACCAGAAGAATTTATTGACCGACTCCATCATGATCCCGCCATTCTCCAGCGCAACGGCGCAAACCCGGCAACCACTAAAAACCAATGACAGGCTATCGCTAAAATATGTTGATGACCTTGGTGCCTATAAAGAAAAAATCATAACGTCTCATTGA
- a CDS encoding major fimbrial protein StkA, with protein MVNKILSLTVLAAAISSGSVLAADQSAGGIISFSGAITDTTCTINGGKSADFTVALSPISVTDAGNTVGPIIKNKKSFSLTFSNCSPASGTSGQPLKIYFSSADNISTDGKYLLNDTVNEQDNAVAKNVGFSLANASSSTPIALNQPFVTDILGNSADPDSETLTLDAYYYKTNTAAAKVGALHSNVTYTISYL; from the coding sequence ATGGTTAATAAAATCCTTTCTCTCACAGTATTGGCCGCTGCGATAAGCTCAGGCAGCGTGCTGGCGGCAGATCAATCCGCCGGTGGCATTATTTCGTTCTCTGGCGCGATTACCGATACCACCTGTACCATTAATGGCGGTAAAAGCGCGGACTTCACCGTTGCGCTCAGCCCGATTTCGGTCACCGATGCCGGCAACACCGTGGGGCCAATTATCAAAAACAAAAAGTCTTTTTCTCTCACTTTCTCTAACTGTTCCCCGGCCTCCGGCACCTCTGGGCAACCGTTAAAGATCTATTTCTCTTCCGCTGACAATATTTCCACCGACGGCAAATATCTGCTGAATGATACTGTCAACGAACAAGATAATGCCGTCGCTAAAAATGTCGGTTTCTCTCTGGCTAATGCCTCCTCCTCAACCCCCATTGCGCTGAATCAGCCTTTCGTAACTGATATTCTCGGCAACAGCGCCGATCCGGACTCGGAAACCCTCACGCTGGATGCGTATTACTACAAAACCAATACTGCAGCGGCCAAAGTCGGCGCACTGCATTCTAACGTGACCTATACCATTTCTTACCTGTAA
- the fkpA_3 gene encoding FKBP-type peptidyl-prolyl cis-trans isomerase fkpA precursor encodes MSHTVAQTQASLLPPLSVIVIALGLLASSALQAAPQAGVPALLQFAEQYQQQSTDAAPPATKPVEKAVGNQKNKTANKTATKENTVGAASWQTKDAKIRRLQDTIARLEQQISTLDKNRANTAPAPQTALDVQALGKLAQGVRKALSLTPEEVQVKERLRQTQQQMSLAQAAEKNLRTENLLLNNQLATVKAQSKKSAIEASSSLTAQLQQAEQDKATLQTHLSEAQKSNQTLTAASENVKAQLARLKTTEAELRETQTQTQKQHNELQQQRNTLQTELDGQVVEVANLKAELGALQKTAPLKIPADRMKQPAVRQAYAAGISLGEEMLQMRDERQKWGVQIDKQVLLAGLTDTFSGQRQLDDEAVNRALSDSEQQVTKARDKVLSIQAKQGNAYLSNFKKDKRVKTTATGAWYRVDYTGDAPIPTGAILDVVIKETLTDGTVIQDMDTNGAVLSQPLAQFPPLFADALKQLKNHGSLTLVVPPELAYGEKGYPPSVPPNATMVYQLRIAEIYPETQKKKEAQDSAESPR; translated from the coding sequence ATGAGTCATACCGTCGCACAAACTCAGGCCAGCTTGTTGCCGCCACTGTCTGTTATCGTGATCGCGCTCGGCCTGCTCGCCTCCAGTGCCCTTCAAGCCGCACCGCAAGCCGGGGTGCCAGCCCTGTTGCAGTTTGCTGAACAATACCAGCAACAATCAACAGACGCGGCACCGCCGGCAACCAAACCGGTGGAAAAAGCCGTTGGCAACCAGAAAAATAAAACCGCCAACAAAACTGCAACGAAGGAAAACACGGTCGGTGCCGCAAGCTGGCAAACGAAAGACGCCAAGATACGACGTTTGCAGGACACTATTGCCCGCCTTGAACAACAAATCAGTACCCTGGATAAAAATCGGGCGAACACGGCGCCAGCTCCTCAAACTGCGCTTGATGTTCAGGCGTTAGGAAAGTTAGCTCAGGGGGTACGCAAAGCGCTATCGTTAACGCCAGAAGAAGTTCAGGTGAAAGAACGGCTGCGGCAGACGCAGCAGCAAATGTCACTGGCGCAGGCAGCCGAGAAAAACCTGCGTACGGAAAACCTTTTGCTTAACAATCAGCTGGCCACCGTAAAGGCGCAAAGCAAGAAGTCTGCAATCGAGGCTAGCAGCAGCCTCACCGCTCAGTTACAACAAGCTGAGCAGGACAAGGCTACGCTGCAAACCCACTTGTCAGAAGCACAGAAAAGCAACCAAACGCTGACCGCCGCCAGCGAAAATGTTAAAGCGCAGTTGGCTAGATTGAAAACCACTGAGGCTGAACTGCGTGAAACACAGACGCAAACGCAAAAGCAACATAATGAACTGCAGCAACAACGCAATACCCTGCAAACCGAACTGGATGGACAAGTCGTCGAGGTCGCCAATCTGAAGGCCGAGCTTGGAGCTTTACAAAAGACGGCCCCCTTAAAAATTCCGGCAGACCGAATGAAACAACCTGCAGTGCGTCAGGCATACGCTGCTGGCATTTCACTGGGTGAAGAGATGTTGCAAATGCGGGATGAACGCCAAAAATGGGGGGTACAAATCGATAAGCAGGTGTTGCTGGCGGGGCTGACTGACACCTTCTCCGGGCAGCGACAACTGGATGACGAAGCGGTCAATCGCGCACTATCAGACTCAGAGCAACAGGTGACAAAGGCCAGGGATAAGGTGCTGTCAATTCAGGCAAAACAGGGCAACGCCTACTTGAGCAATTTCAAAAAAGACAAACGGGTTAAAACTACCGCCACCGGAGCTTGGTATCGCGTTGACTATACCGGCGATGCGCCGATCCCTACCGGTGCCATCCTGGACGTCGTTATAAAAGAAACGCTTACCGATGGCACCGTGATCCAGGATATGGACACCAACGGTGCGGTGCTGTCTCAGCCTCTGGCGCAATTCCCGCCGTTATTTGCCGACGCATTGAAGCAATTAAAAAACCACGGTTCATTAACCCTGGTGGTGCCTCCTGAGCTGGCCTACGGAGAAAAAGGTTATCCGCCAAGCGTACCGCCCAACGCCACCATGGTGTACCAACTACGTATTGCCGAAATATACCCCGAAACACAGAAAAAAAAGGAGGCGCAGGACTCTGCAGAATCCCCCCGGTAG
- the uhpA_2 gene encoding Transcriptional regulatory protein uhpA, with product MKPNVTILLAEPNLYFALGFSQGLRIHFENLGLDVRISENLLDKNHCDMVFLAAEQDTAKLRYLTQRRTTPAHQRIFVFKEKPGQYDGTQFKDLDGIFYRHQSMSWAMQIATQGLYSLTPPNVHKRRSATHQLPLTNREMEILRYLANGQRACEISHYLCISAKTVSGHKRNAMEKLGITRSSDLNYWLLRGGIGQLTAHCLPTGHLWNTSANSLCQGNLPLLLLPYRQSKQPQN from the coding sequence ATGAAACCGAATGTAACGATATTGCTCGCCGAGCCTAATTTGTATTTCGCTCTGGGTTTTTCACAGGGATTGAGGATACATTTTGAAAATCTTGGGCTCGATGTCCGCATCAGTGAAAACCTGTTGGATAAAAACCACTGCGATATGGTGTTTCTGGCAGCAGAGCAGGATACCGCCAAGTTGCGCTACCTGACCCAACGGCGAACTACGCCAGCTCACCAACGTATTTTTGTATTCAAAGAAAAACCGGGCCAGTACGACGGTACCCAGTTTAAAGATTTAGATGGCATTTTTTATCGCCATCAGAGCATGAGCTGGGCCATGCAGATTGCAACACAAGGGCTGTACAGCTTAACTCCGCCGAACGTTCATAAACGCCGCTCTGCCACTCACCAACTTCCCCTGACTAACCGGGAAATGGAAATTTTACGCTATCTTGCCAATGGTCAGCGCGCCTGCGAGATCAGTCATTATTTATGCATCAGTGCCAAAACCGTGAGTGGTCATAAACGCAACGCCATGGAAAAACTGGGCATCACACGTTCCTCTGACCTGAATTACTGGTTGCTCCGCGGTGGCATTGGACAATTGACGGCGCATTGCCTGCCAACCGGCCACCTTTGGAATACCTCAGCGAATTCGTTATGTCAGGGAAATCTCCCGCTTTTATTACTGCCGTATCGGCAAAGCAAACAACCACAAAATTGA
- the smfA_8 gene encoding Fimbria A protein precursor: MKLNKIMMAAMLTFGAVSMVNAAGNQGGGSVTFTGSIIDAPCSIQPGDTNQTVNLGQVSNTQLANGGSSTPENFEIKLQGCTITTAKTVTTTFTGMEGANGLLGMTGTAKGASIAITDGTGGVVKLNQASKPQGLQNDNNTISFSAYLVGDGKEAGEGGKDIPIVPGDFKSVANFTLAYQ, translated from the coding sequence ATGAAATTGAACAAAATTATGATGGCGGCAATGCTGACTTTTGGTGCGGTGTCTATGGTGAATGCAGCTGGCAACCAAGGTGGTGGCAGCGTAACTTTCACTGGTTCTATTATTGATGCGCCATGTTCCATTCAGCCAGGCGACACTAACCAGACCGTTAACCTGGGCCAGGTTTCTAATACTCAGTTGGCTAATGGCGGCAGCTCGACGCCAGAAAACTTTGAAATCAAACTGCAGGGTTGCACCATTACAACTGCTAAAACTGTGACCACCACCTTTACCGGCATGGAAGGTGCAAATGGCCTGCTGGGCATGACCGGTACGGCGAAAGGCGCAAGCATCGCGATTACCGACGGTACGGGTGGCGTGGTTAAACTTAACCAGGCTTCCAAGCCTCAGGGTCTGCAGAACGACAATAACACCATTTCATTCTCTGCTTACCTGGTTGGTGATGGCAAAGAAGCGGGTGAAGGTGGCAAAGATATCCCAATCGTCCCAGGTGATTTCAAGAGCGTAGCCAACTTTACCCTGGCTTACCAGTAA
- the papH_4 gene encoding PAP fimbrial minor pilin protein precursor — translation MSLYLNSLMVSSLLFMLSVTSAEAVSTAGWGRVNMEGSIIETACAIDTESLDQTIDLSVLPLNQIIRDGGGGPQNFQIRLINCVLGRTDPKLPDWQRFQVTFDGNQDGNGFSIYGSARGIALQIADDQGRIANPGEALPAAEITPGDKRLQYTMRLIGNKQLLRVGDYYSTVRFKLDYY, via the coding sequence ATGTCGCTATATTTGAATTCGCTAATGGTGTCTTCCCTGTTGTTCATGTTGTCAGTGACATCGGCCGAAGCTGTTTCTACCGCCGGCTGGGGACGTGTCAACATGGAAGGATCTATTATCGAGACGGCTTGCGCTATTGACACCGAGAGTCTTGATCAAACGATCGATTTATCCGTATTACCTTTGAACCAGATTATCCGCGATGGTGGCGGCGGGCCGCAGAATTTTCAAATTCGGCTTATTAATTGCGTATTGGGGCGTACCGACCCGAAACTGCCGGACTGGCAGCGCTTTCAGGTCACATTTGATGGTAACCAGGATGGAAACGGTTTTAGCATCTATGGCTCTGCTCGTGGTATCGCGCTGCAGATTGCAGATGATCAAGGCAGGATTGCTAATCCTGGCGAAGCATTACCGGCAGCAGAGATTACTCCGGGAGATAAGCGGTTACAATATACGATGCGCCTGATTGGAAATAAACAATTGCTGCGGGTTGGTGACTACTATTCGACGGTGAGATTTAAATTGGACTATTACTAA
- the papC_5 gene encoding Outer membrane usher protein papC precursor, whose translation MDTPALKLLPFRPCLLGLLITFSLVGVSYFSYAEELQFNTDVLDITDRNNIDLNQFSRSGYIMPGEYVMTLRINKQEIAEQSVMFYAPEDDPKGSEACITPEMVELFGLKPAMQKSTAWWHQGQCLVPTSLAGMTVRADLGSNSLTATVPQAYLEYTAENWDPPSRWDNGVPGLLADYYLNAQTQYQQKENSRSNTLTGNGTMGANMGAWRLRADWQARLDHQSGGGRQNQAAQKQWDWSRYYAYRAIPRLGAKLTLGEDYLSSGIFDSVRFTGASLISDDNMLPPNLRGYAPEVTGVARTNAKVVVSQQGRVLYETQVAAGPFRIQDINNAVSGDLDIRVEELDGTVQNFTMSTANIPYLTRPGQVRYKFASGRPSDFKHSTNGPFFSTGEFSWGINNGWSLYGGGVAGGDYNALALGIGRDLMAFGALSFDVTQSRANLQQEGTLTGGSYRLSYAKRFDDTDSQVTFAGYRFSERDYLSMSEYLDARADGSRVGGSKERYVVSFNQQFRDLGISAYLRYTHQTYWDRPTQDDYNLTISRNFDWGRFRNLSLSLTGYRNKYNGVNDDGMYLSLSMPWGTNNGSLSYNGSYDRNQSSHSVGYYDRLENGDSYRISSGMARDGGTASGNYTHQGDIAQVSANAAYQAGSYSSLGVSLQGGATATLKGAALHRGGMNGGTRMLVDTDGVAGIPVRGYGANIDSNTFGKAVVADMSSYYRTQVSIDVNNLPENAEATQSVVQATLTEGAIGYRRFAVIAGEKAMAVIKLADGSTPPFGATVLNAKQQEVGIVNDGGSVYLSGINPNETMQVRWGGRAQCELVLPAQIPNSGTTDLLLPCRLLREDEAAAENNQTVRVTTPEESNN comes from the coding sequence ATGGATACCCCAGCATTAAAACTGTTGCCATTTCGCCCATGTCTTTTGGGATTGTTAATTACTTTCTCGTTAGTCGGGGTGAGCTATTTTTCTTACGCCGAAGAACTGCAGTTTAATACTGATGTTTTGGATATAACAGACCGTAATAACATTGATTTAAACCAATTCTCCCGTAGCGGTTACATTATGCCGGGGGAATATGTGATGACCCTGCGGATTAATAAGCAGGAAATCGCTGAGCAATCGGTAATGTTTTATGCACCTGAAGACGACCCGAAAGGCAGTGAGGCTTGCATCACACCGGAAATGGTAGAGCTGTTTGGGTTGAAACCGGCCATGCAAAAGAGTACGGCCTGGTGGCATCAGGGGCAATGTTTAGTACCGACGAGCCTGGCGGGCATGACCGTGCGAGCCGATTTAGGCAGTAACAGCCTGACGGCCACGGTACCGCAGGCCTATCTGGAATATACCGCCGAGAACTGGGATCCCCCATCGCGCTGGGATAACGGAGTGCCGGGGTTATTGGCGGACTATTACCTGAATGCACAGACGCAGTACCAACAAAAAGAAAATTCGCGCAGCAATACTCTGACTGGCAACGGCACCATGGGGGCCAACATGGGGGCTTGGCGGCTACGGGCGGACTGGCAGGCGCGGCTCGACCACCAGAGCGGAGGCGGCAGGCAGAACCAGGCAGCGCAAAAGCAGTGGGACTGGAGCCGTTACTATGCATACCGGGCGATCCCGCGTTTAGGCGCCAAGTTGACGCTTGGTGAAGACTATTTATCTTCAGGGATATTCGACAGCGTGCGTTTTACCGGCGCCAGTTTGATCAGCGATGACAATATGTTACCGCCGAATCTGCGGGGCTATGCACCGGAAGTGACCGGGGTGGCGCGCACTAACGCCAAAGTAGTGGTTAGTCAGCAGGGGCGGGTGTTGTATGAAACTCAGGTTGCTGCCGGTCCGTTCCGTATTCAGGACATTAACAATGCGGTTTCTGGTGACCTGGATATCCGGGTAGAAGAGCTGGACGGCACCGTGCAGAACTTCACCATGAGTACGGCGAACATTCCTTACCTGACGCGGCCAGGGCAGGTGCGTTACAAGTTTGCCTCCGGCCGCCCGTCGGACTTTAAGCACAGTACCAATGGTCCGTTTTTCTCCACGGGTGAATTCTCTTGGGGGATCAATAACGGTTGGTCACTGTATGGCGGCGGCGTGGCAGGCGGTGATTACAATGCGCTGGCGCTGGGTATAGGGCGTGATCTGATGGCATTTGGCGCGCTGTCGTTTGACGTAACCCAATCGCGGGCGAATTTGCAGCAAGAGGGAACGCTAACCGGTGGATCGTATCGGCTGAGTTACGCAAAACGCTTTGATGACACCGACAGCCAGGTAACCTTTGCCGGTTATCGCTTCTCGGAGCGAGATTATCTGTCGATGAGCGAATATTTGGATGCGCGAGCAGACGGTTCGCGGGTAGGTGGGAGCAAAGAAAGATACGTTGTTTCCTTTAACCAGCAGTTCCGCGATCTGGGGATCAGCGCCTACCTGCGCTATACCCATCAAACTTATTGGGATCGGCCGACCCAAGATGATTACAACCTGACGATATCACGCAATTTCGATTGGGGGAGGTTCCGTAATTTGAGCCTGTCGCTGACGGGATACAGGAATAAATATAACGGCGTCAATGATGACGGTATGTATCTGTCGTTATCCATGCCCTGGGGCACCAATAATGGTTCACTAAGTTATAACGGCAGTTATGACCGCAATCAAAGTAGCCACAGCGTGGGATATTACGACCGATTAGAGAATGGTGATAGCTATCGTATTAGTAGCGGGATGGCGCGAGATGGCGGCACGGCCAGCGGTAACTATACCCATCAGGGAGATATTGCGCAGGTTAGCGCCAATGCGGCTTATCAGGCTGGCAGTTACTCCTCACTGGGTGTCTCACTGCAGGGGGGAGCAACGGCAACGCTGAAAGGTGCGGCGTTGCACCGCGGCGGCATGAACGGTGGTACACGAATGCTGGTTGATACCGATGGCGTGGCCGGTATCCCGGTACGAGGATATGGCGCAAATATAGACTCGAATACCTTTGGCAAAGCGGTGGTGGCGGACATGAGCAGTTATTACCGCACCCAGGTGAGCATTGATGTCAACAATCTGCCGGAAAATGCCGAGGCGACTCAATCGGTTGTACAGGCGACGTTAACCGAAGGGGCGATTGGTTACCGGCGGTTTGCGGTGATTGCCGGTGAGAAGGCAATGGCGGTGATTAAGTTGGCCGATGGCAGCACCCCGCCATTTGGTGCCACGGTGCTGAATGCCAAACAGCAGGAGGTTGGTATCGTTAATGACGGTGGCAGCGTGTATCTGAGCGGCATTAATCCTAACGAAACTATGCAAGTCCGTTGGGGTGGGCGTGCGCAGTGTGAGCTGGTGCTACCGGCGCAGATACCTAATAGCGGTACGACCGATTTACTGTTGCCATGTCGGTTGCTGCGAGAGGACGAAGCGGCAGCTGAGAATAACCAGACTGTGCGGGTAACGACACCGGAGGAGAGCAATAATTGA
- the papD_5 gene encoding Chaperone protein papD precursor, with translation MTLTMKKTFPLVTGLALSLLAVQQVQAAVALDRTRVVFNGGDKSTSLNISNENKQLPYLAQGWIEDAQGNKISSPLTVLPPVQRLEPGAKSQVKIQGLPAAGQLAQDRETLFYFNLREIPPRSDKPNTLQLALQTRVKLFYRPKALVVGSDVAPWQEQLTLTRQGDKYRVNNPTAYYVTIVDAAGSAKGAGVKEFEPVMVAPKGNAMLNVGTAALGNSPVLTYVNDFGGRPQLQFNCTGAECKATPIKQG, from the coding sequence ATGACGTTAACAATGAAAAAAACTTTTCCGTTGGTCACCGGCCTGGCACTGAGCTTGCTGGCGGTGCAACAGGTGCAGGCGGCAGTAGCCCTGGATCGTACCCGCGTGGTGTTTAACGGCGGCGATAAATCGACCAGTCTTAATATAAGCAATGAAAACAAACAGTTACCTTATTTGGCCCAGGGCTGGATCGAGGATGCGCAAGGCAACAAGATCAGCAGCCCACTCACGGTATTGCCGCCGGTGCAGCGTCTGGAGCCGGGCGCAAAAAGCCAGGTAAAAATCCAGGGGCTGCCGGCTGCTGGTCAGTTGGCGCAGGATCGGGAGACATTGTTCTATTTCAACCTGCGTGAAATTCCACCAAGAAGCGATAAACCCAATACCTTGCAACTGGCGCTACAAACCCGGGTCAAGCTGTTCTATCGACCAAAGGCATTAGTGGTGGGGTCGGATGTGGCGCCATGGCAGGAACAACTGACGCTGACCAGGCAGGGTGACAAATATCGGGTCAATAACCCAACGGCCTATTACGTAACCATTGTCGATGCCGCCGGTAGCGCCAAGGGCGCAGGGGTAAAAGAGTTTGAGCCAGTGATGGTGGCACCGAAGGGCAATGCAATGCTGAATGTCGGCACCGCAGCCCTGGGGAATAGCCCGGTGCTGACCTATGTCAATGACTTCGGTGGCCGCCCGCAATTGCAGTTCAACTGCACCGGGGCAGAGTGTAAAGCGACGCCGATTAAGCAAGGTTAA